CACCGAGGTCAAGGCCGATCGGGCTCGACATGCGTGCCAGTTCCTGATCGGACAGTCCTTCCTCGCGTAACCGTTCGAGCCGGTCGTCGTGAGTTCTGCGCGAACCCATGGCACCGATGTAGGCGACCGACGGCAATCGGAGCGCGACCGACAGCACAGGCACATCGAACTTCGGGTCGTGTGTGAGCACGGCGATCACCGTCTGCTCATCGACGGCTCCGGACTCTGCCTGGTCTGTGAGGTAGCGATGCGGCCAGTCGACGACCACTTCGTCCGCGTCGGGGAACCTGGTGGACGTGGCGAAGACCGGGCGTGCGTCGCAGACCGTCACCCGGTAGCCCAGGAAGCTGCCCATCCGCGCGACCGCTGCGGCGAAGTCGATGGCGCCGAAGACCAGCATGCGCGGCTTCGGGGCGAAGGACTGCACGAAGACGCGCATTCCTTCGCCCCGACGTTGGCCGTCCGGACCGTAGACGAGGGTGTCGGAACGTCCCCCGGCCAGCATGCCGAGGGCATCGTCCACGACCGCTGAGTCGGCCCGGTCCGAGCCGAGGGTGCCTGTGTGAAAGGCAGATCCGTCGTCGGTCGGGCGCAGGATGAGGCGTCGCCCGACGCGATCGGGATCGTCGTGTTCGACGATCGTCGCGATGGCGACCGGGCGCTGTGCTTCGACGTGGTCCGCGACCTCTGCCAGTTCGGGGAAGGAGGCGGGGGAGAGCCGTTCGACGAAAACGTCGAGGATTCCCCCGCAGGTCAGTCCCGCAGCGAACGCGTCGTCGTCACTGACCCCGTACCGCTGCAGCACCGGCGTTCCCGACCCGAGTACTTCGCGGCTGAGTTCGTAGAGCGCGCCCTCCACGCAACCACCCGACACAGAGCCGGTGACCTGGCCGTCAGACGCGACGAGCATCGTGGCACCGGCCGGTCTGGGAGCGGACTGCCACGTTGCGACCACCGTTGCGACAGCAACCGATTCACCTGCGGTCCAGCGCCGCAACAATTCGGGCAGGATGTCACGCACGGTCGAACTCCTGGGGTGTGTCGACGGGTGTGTCGACGTCCCGGCCGGTCGCCAGGTGGCCGCACTCGACCAGGTTGTGCGGGGTGGACACGAAGACCGCGCGTGCACCCTGATCACCGGTGGCCACGTCGGCGGCTGCCGCCCAGTGGGTCCGTCCGATGATGACGGGATGGCCCGGAACGCCGTCATAGGTGGCCCGGACAAGCACATCGCGTGGGTCTGTCGCGGCCGCGGTCAGCACCCGAGCGACGACGCGGGCGTCGACGTCCGGCAGATCGACGAGCGTGATCAGGGCAGCGTCGACATCTCGGGTCGAGCACGCGTCCAGGCCTGTACGCAGCGACGCGCCCATGCCTTCCTGCCAGTGCTGAGCCACCACTACATCCACCTCGGGTATCAGCGCGGCTGCCTCGTCCGCTCCGGCACCAAGGACCGCGACCACGTCGTCGCAGCCACCTGCTCGAACCGCATCCACCGTGCGCTGCAGCCACGACCCGTCGGCGTCGTGGACCAGAGCCTTCGGCATTCCCATCCGTTCGCCACGACCGGCGGCCAGCACGATCGCAGCTATCACCACGGTGGCCTGTGGCGCGACCTCAACTGGTCGCCTCGATGAGCGAAGCCGGAGTGAAAGGCGTGTCCCGCAGGCGGATTCCGGTTGCGTTGAAGATCGCGTTGCCGATCGCGGCGGGTGTGCCGACCATCGCCATCTCACCGATGCCCTTCGAACCCTTGGCACCGAACCATTTGTCGTACTCGGGCAGGAACTCGACCTCAAGCTCGCCGATGTCTGCATGTGCCGCGATGTGGTAGCTCGCCAGGTCGTGATTCATCACCTTGCCGAAACGCGGATCGTGGTACGACTCCTCGAACAATGCCGCGGAGAGCGCCATCGTCATGCCACCCACCATCTGGCTGCGTGCGGTCAGCGGATTGATGATCGTGCCGGCTCCGTACACACCCAGCAGCCGGCGCACCCGTACCTCCGAGGTGACGGAACTGACGGCCACCTCGGCGAACTGGGCGCCGAACGCGTGCCGGGAGTACTTGCTCGCGCCCCGGGGTGGCCGTCCCTGGGCGCGGGCGGAGGCACCGTCCGGCGGGTTGTCGCCGTGTTTGCGACGCAGCTTCTCGCAGGCGGCGACGATGGCGTTGCCCCACTCGTAGGTGCCTTGGCTGCCGCCGGCCATGATCGCCATCGGGGTGCCGGTGCGACCGATGTCGGTCTCCACCTGTTCGACGGGTACGTCGAGGGCATCTGCCGCAATCTGGCGCAGCACCGTGTGTGCGCCGGTGCCGATGTCCGACGCCTGCATCTGCACCACGTACTTGCCGCCGGTGTAGGTGATCCGGGCGAAGAGGCTCGCCACGTGCTGGTTCGGGAAGCAGGTCGACGCCACCCCGAGACCGATCAGCCACTCACCCTCGCGCAGAGTGCCCGGTTCCTGGCGGCGTTCCCAGTCGAAAAGTTCCGACCCGCGCTTGAGTGCGGGGACCAATGCTCTTGTGCTCCAGGGCTTCTCGGTCTCCGGGTCCACGTCCGGTTCGTTCCGTAGCCGTAGTTCGATCGGGTCGATGCCCAACTGGTGGGCCAGTTCGTCCATCGCGCTCTCGAGAGCGAACATGCCGTTGAAGTCGCCCGGCGCGCGCATCCACGTCTCCGGCGGCAGGTCGAGCATCACCGCGCGGTGCTCGGTCCGACGATTGGGTGTCGCGTACATCATCCGGGTGGCGAAGCACGACTGGTCCACGTTGCGCTTCAGGCGGGACGCCGCCTGGGTGCTGATGTGTTCGATCGCGGTGAGCCGTCCGTTGCGGTCGGCGCCGAGGCGGATGCGCTGGCTGGCTTCGGGGCGGTGGCCGACGCTCTGGAACATCTGCTGGCGGGTGAGCGCAAGCTTCACCGGGCGCGGGCTGATCACTTTCGCGGCCATCGCGGCGAGGGCGATGTGCGGGTGCGGGAACGCCTTGCCGCCGAACCCGCCGCCGACGTACGGCGAGATGACCTCGAGCTGATTCGGCAGCAGGCCCAGCAACGGCGGCAGCAGGGTGCGGTGGATGATCGGGCCCTGGTTGGTGTCGAACAGAGTCAGGCGAGTGGCTCGCGGGTCGAAGCCATCGACGTCGTGCCAGACGGCGATCACCGCGTGCGGCTCCATCTGGGCATGGAAGTGCGTGGGGTTCGCATACTCCTGATCGATCCGGTGGACGGCTTCGCGCCACCCTTCGTCCAGGTCACCCTTGCTCTCCGTGCCGCGCTTCATCAGGACGATGCGCGGGCTCTCAGCCTCCGGGTCGTGCGGGTCGAACTCGACCTTCGCCCGCTCCTCCTCGCAGATGACCTCCACCAACTCGGCCGCCGCGCGGGCTGCCTCGGGAGTCTCGGCGATGACGCCACCGACGATCTGTCCCCGATGGGCGATCTGGGGTCCCTGCAGGATCCACAGCGCCGGGTCGGACTTCACCGCGAGCCGAGGAGAGTCCTCGTGGGTGAGGATGTGCAGTACCCCGGGGACGGCTCGCGCCGCTTCTGTTTCGATGCGGACGATCTTGCCCTTCGTGATCGGTGCGGGCACCGGCCACAGGTAACAAGGATTCTCGACGTCATGCTCGTACGCATACGGCGCGGTGCCGGTGACCTTCAACGGTCCGTCGACCCGTCGTACCGGGGTGCCGACGCTCTTCTCGCCTCCGGCGGGTGCTTCGTTCGTCCGCTCCGGAGTCTCGGTCTCGTCCGGACGGGTCTGCGGGCGGACCGGTGCGTCGGTGCTCATCGAGATGCTCATCGGTTTGCTCCTTCGACCAGTTCCTGCAACACCGCGACGACAGTGCGCTGGAGCATCGGAATCTTGTAGGCGTTCTCCGAACCGACTTGTGCAGCAGCGAGTTCGGCGTCGATGGCCGCCTCGAACGCCTCAGCGGTCGCCGGCCCATCACGCAGCTGATCCTCTGCGGTGCGCGCTCGGTGGGGCTTGTGGGCGACGCCTCCGAGTGCGAGACGCACATCGTTCACCTGACCGCCGGAGACGTCGATCGCGGCGGCGACGGAGACCAGCGCGAAGGCGTACGACGCCCGGTCGCGCACCTTGCGGTAATGAGAGCGAACTGCCCAAGGCAGCGGCGGGATCTCGATGCCGGTGATGAGTTCTGCCGGAACGAGGTTGGTGTCGTGAGAGGGGTCGTCGCCGGGTAGCCGGTGGAAATCGGCGAACGGGATCTTGCGGTCGCCGTCCGAGCCTGTCACGTGCACGACTGCATCGAGGGCGGCGAGGGGGAGACACAGGTCGGAAGGGTGCACCGCGACGCACTGGTCGGACTGACCGATGATCGCGTTGTACTTGCCGAATCCGTCGATCGCCGAGCAGCCCGCACCGGGTTCGCGCTTGTTGCACGGGGTGGTGGTGTCCTGGAAGTACACGCAACGTGTGCGCTGCAGCAGATTGCCGGCGGTCGAAGCCATCGCACGGATCTGGCCGGAAGCACCCGCGAGAAGAGCCTCGCTCACGAATGGATAACGCTGCCGCACAAGTGGATCCGCTGCAAGGTCGGCATTGGGAACGTTCGCGCCGATGCGCAGGCCGCCGTCTGCGGTTTCCTCGACACCGCCGAGGTCGAGGCGGCTGATGTCGACGATGCGATCCGGACGCTTGATGCCGAGCCGTAGGTGGTCGACGAGGTTCGTGCCGCCTGCGAGGTACGCCGTGTCACCGACGCCGCTCATCGAGAGTGCATCGGAAACCGTTGCGGCCCGGACGTACTCGAACTCCTTCATGCCTGACCCCGTTCCTTCGCGACGTCCGTGATGGCCTCACGGATGTGGCAGTAAGCACCGCAGCGGCACAGGTTGCCGCTCATCCGCTCGGCGATCTCTTCGGGAGTCAGCCGTACCTGGCCGAGGTCGCTTACATCCTTCGTGACATGGGACGGCATCCCCGCCTCGGCTTCGGCGAACATGCCTGCAGCAGAACAGATCTGACCCGGCGTGCAATACCCGCACTGCAGGGCGTCCCGATCGACGAAGGCCGCCTGCAGGTCGCCGAGGTTGTCGGCGGTGCCGAGGCCGGCGGCCGTGGTGACGTCCGCACCGTCGTAGGACGCGGCAAGGGTCAGGCAGCTGACGATGCGGCGTCCATCGACCAGGACAGTGCAGGCGCCGCACTGGCCGTGGTCGCACCCCTTCTTCACCGAAGTGATGGCGAGCCGGTCGCGCAGTGCGTCCAGCACACTCACGCGCGGGTCGAGCTCGAGTTCGTGGTCCTGACCGTCGACGGTGAGTCGGACGGAGACGTGCTGTGCAGACGGCATCGGCGCACCTTCCAGGCAGGGGAGATTGTCACGGTAATCCTGTGCGGATACCGCAGGGGCGTACCGAAAGGGTGGGATCGGCACGGCGTCATATGCAGTCGAGCGTCGATCACCCGTCCGCGTCCCTTGGCGACTCTTGTTCGTCCGTGGCGGGCACGGCCCCGTCGAGCACCTGATCCAGTGATTCGGCTGCTTCGATGGCGATCTGACCGCGCTCGTAGTCGTCGTCATTGTTGTAGGTGAGCACTCCGACGACGGTGTCCTCGGCGTCGGCGTACCAGACGGTGTAGGCGCCCGCGGATTCGACGACCTCGACACGCTCGTGCCCGTCGCCCCACGCTGCGTACTTCAGGGTGTGGTCACCGATCGTGCTCCAGAATCCAGGCACATCGCGCCATTGCTGCTGATCGTCGTCGTCCGATGCCGCATTGCGTCCGGCGAGCTCACCCATCGCCAGGGCGTCACCCCAGTGTTCGACCGGGACCGGGCGGGCCGCGATCGCATGGTGGGCGCGTGCGACGTCGCCGGCCGCCCAGACGTCCGGCGCCACCTGCAGGTGGTCATCGGCAACGATGCGGCCTTCGTGCAGTTGCAGGCCCGAGTCGGCGAACTGTTCCCCGCCCGGTGCTACGCCGACGGCCGCGAGCACCAGGTCGGGAGAGAGGGTGTGTCCGTCGTCCAGGTGGACGGTCGACGGCGCGGCCACCTTGGTCACCTGAACGCCCGTACGCAGTTCGACACCGAGCCCGGTGAGCCATTCGTGGATACGGCTGGCCGCGAACTCGCCGAGCCGGTCGATCTGTGGTGCCTGCTCCGGCGTCACGAGCGTGGTGTCGACCCCGCGAATTGCGAGCGAGGCTGCTGCCTCGCAACCGATGAAACCGGAACCGATGACGACGGCCGACCTCGCCCGTTGTGCCGACGCGACCAGGCGCTCGGCGTCGTCGAACGACCGCAGGACCAGAACCTCGGCGTCAGAGTCGGTGTCGGGGAGCGGGATCGGTTGAGCTCCGACGGCGACGATGAGTCGTTCGAACGCGATCGCTTCATCGCCGGCACGGATGCTGTGGGCCGTGAGGTCGATGGAGCTCACGGTCGTCCCGAGTTTGATCTCCACCTGGTCGGGAAGGTCACTTCCCTCGATCGGGGTGGCCTCGACATCGCTTCGGCCGGCGAGCACATCCTTCGTCAAGGGCGGGCGCTGGTACGGAGGCAGTCGATCGGCTGAGACCAGCAGGACGCGGCCTGTTCCTCCCGACTCGACGTAGGACGTAGCGGCGCTCGTCCCGGCGGGCCCGCTACCGATGATCACCAAGTCGTAGCTCTTCATCCACCGACGGTATCCAGACCTCACTGCTCGCCGACTCATTCCGGTGCGGCAGATTCGCCGCCGTGGCCGCGGTGCGGGACGTGGACTCCGTGCGGCACCTCGGCGAGTTGAGTCAGGAGGCCACTGCCAGTCGCAGCGCAAAGTGCGCAGTGCCCTGGCAATCGCGAGATCGCGCGATGCCTTGGTGGGGGAGATGCGGCGCGCCAGCGCGATCTGGTCGGCGATGCCGCGTCCACGTTGCCTGGACCTCACGCCTTGCTGGCACTGCTCTTCTCGCTGCGACCGGTCGAAGTCGGCCATGACGCGGGCCCGGGCTGCGGCCAGTGCGGAATCGAGTGACTCGATCTTCTCGAGTTGCGTAATCTTGTCGAAATCGTCTGGGGCAGAACGTAGTTCACGGATCTGATCGATGATCAGATCGATGTCGACCGCCGGCTTCTGCTGCATATAGGCAGCCAACCACCCAGCACCGACGACGTCCGCGACCTGATGCTCGCAGTAGCGCTGGAGCACGACGGCTTCGTTGTGTTCGGTGTCCTTCGCTCCGTCGAGCAGCGGGACCGTCGAGTGCTGGCTCAGAGGTTGCGTCCGGGGCGTCGTCGAGTTCAGCGCGATACCTGTGGGCGAACTCGGTGACTTCGCAGGGTGACGGTCGAACCACTTGCGCAACTGGGTGCACGGAGAGACCTCCTTGCACCAGTCATCGAGCGGCCCGCTTACTCACCCCGCGTGGCCACAGGCGGTCGACCAGGACGCGAGTCAGGACGGGTCGACGGTCTTGACCATCACACAATTCTTCAGACCCTTGGGTCTGTCGTAGTCGAACCCGAGCCGCTCATACAGGCGCCGGGTGCCGTTGTAGAGGAATGACGACGACATCTTCTTGGTCTGATCCGTGAGGTCGTGCGGATAGCTCTCCACGCGTCCGCCCCCGGCCTGGGCTATGAGGTCGAGTGCGCCGCTGATCGCCAGTTCGGTGACACCGCGGCGCCGGTGTCGCTTGTCGACGAAGACGCAGGTGATGCGGTAATCGGGATCGGCTGCTTTCGTAGCGTGGTACTGCTTGCCGTGGTGCAGGGTCGGCAGTTCTTCCGGGGTGCCGTACTCGGCCCACGCAACCGCCTCGTCGCCGTCCATCACCAGTGCGGCGTGCGCGACTCCGTCGTCGACCAATCGCTTCTTGATAGCCTGGTTGCCTTCCGCGGTTTCGCCGCGTCCTTCGCAGTTCGGATGCCCGTCGTGGAACCACGTGCACCAGCAACCCCCGAAGATACCGTTGTGCCGCTGCACGAGTGCTTCGAACGCAGGCCACGTCTGCGGCGTAAGGGAGGCGATCGTGTACGTGGGTTCGGTGCTCACCATTCCCTCAGTCCGTGCTCGTGGGCTTGGCCGCGACGCACAGGACACCGCGGTTTCCGTCCTGATCGGCGATCACCGTGAGTGCGGGGTGGTCGCTGTCGTCGACGACCGTCCCGCCGGCGGCGACGACGGCGGCGATCCGTTCTTCGGCTACTTCGGCGGCGATGTAGACCTCGATGTGGAAGCGTTGACCCGAGGCGTTGTCGTCGGCGAGGTCGTCGAACCACAGGTTCGGGACACGTCCAAGGGCGTCCCGAACCTCGTCGCTGGGGGAGCCGAGGCCTTGGGCATTCGGGTCGCCGGTCAGCAACGCCGCCCAAACGGGTGCGATCTTGGCAGAATCCGTTGTGTCCAACCCGAGTTCGAGCACACTGACCGATGCGGGATCGGGGGAGAGGTGCTGGTCGGAGGCGAGTTCGGTGATGCGGCGGGCGAGGTCGACGTCCTGTTGTGTCACCCACTCGACGACGTGTTCGGTGCCGTCGTCGTCGCGGTAGATCGCGTCGCTGGAAGTCAGTCTGAGGTCGACGTAACCCCTGCAGATCGAGACCTGCGGATGATGACCGAACTCATCACCTACGTCGCCCAGCGCAGCTACGAACCGGGCAGCGGCACCGAAGTCGTCGACGGCGTAGCGGGCGTGCAACCCCTGCGCGAGCTTTCGCCAATCGGTCAGGTCGGCCTCGGCGATCTGGTCCCCAGTCAGCATGTCCATGTCTGGACGCTACTCAACATCGATGGGCCGGTACAGGGTTCGGGAACCGGGGTGAGAGCAAGGGGAGGTCCCAACTCAGTGCTGGGCGGCGGGGGAGCGACCCAAGACGGTGGAGGTGTCGGGCACAGCGCCCGACTTCGTCGACGTGGAGGCCAGAGCGATCACGTCGCCGGTCGTGCTGCCGTCGGCGGCCGGCTGCGTTCGCTTCCAGCGTGAGTCGATCGGTGCTCCACCAGATGATGGCGGGACTCACGGAGGTCGAACCCCAGGACGTGGCGCGCGGTGGAGGACGCGCTCGGACAGTTCGACCTGAGTTGGGTCACTTTGATGGATTCGAGGGGTTTGAATCGCTGTGACCTGCGGGGATGCCGACGATTAGTGTGTCGCTAAGGCACTAATTCGATGGTGAGGGTCGCGCGGTGGTGTGGATTCGGCGGGTGCGGACGGCCTCGGGAGCGACCGCGGTGCAGATCGCTGAGTCGGTCAACGGTCGGCGTCGGATCGTGCGTCATGTCGGGTCCGCCAGGAACGAGGCCGACCTCGGGTTGCTGATGGAGCAGGCGCGGGCTCTGCTCGCCGATGACCGGCAGGGGGTGCTGGACCTCGGGATCACGCCGGTGGCCGCGAAGGCGGTGATGGTGCCCGCGGCGCGGCCGTCGGGGCTGTTCATGGACCCCGAGCCATCGTCGGCAGTGTCGGCAGTGCCAGCGGTGTCAGCGGCTCGGCCGATGGTGTCGAGGTCACGGGTGCTCAAGACGTCCTCGGGGCTGCTGTACGGGGCCCTGGCCGGGGTGTACACGGACCTGGGTTTCGATGTCGTGGCCGATGACATCTTCCGGGACTTGGTGATCGCTCGGGTCGTGGAGCCGACGAGCCTGCTCGATGTGGACCGGGTCCTGGCCGAGTTGGGGCGGCGAGCGGTGAGTCTGTCGACGCGGAAGCGGACGTTGCGGCGGGCGCATCAGGGCTCGTACCGCGACCAGGTCGCGGTGGCCTGTTTCGAGCACGCCTGCACCAGCGGTGATGTGTCGTTGGTGTTGTACGACGTCACCACGCTCTACTTCGAGGCGGAGAAGGAGGACGGCCTGCGTAAGGTCGGGTATTCCAAGGAGCGGCGGGTCGACCCGCAGATCGTGGTCGGGTTGCTGGTCGACCGGGAAGGGTTCCCGCTGGAGATCGGCTGCTTCGAAGGCAACAAGGCCGAGACGGCCACGATCATCCCGATCGTCAAGCAGTTCCAGGAACGCCACAACATCGCGGACATGGTCGTGGTCGCCGACGCGGGGATGCTGTCCACGTCCAACCTCACAGCCCTCGACGAGGCGAACTTGCGGTTCATCGTGGGCTCCCGGGTGACCAAGGCACCCAAGGATCTGGAGTCTCATTTCCGGTGGCACGGTGACGCGTTCACCGACGGGCAGCTCATCGATACCCTCACCCCACGGACCGGGCACACGGTCGAGAACGACCCGAACCTCAAGGCGGAACCGGTGTGGGATCGGGAGCAGCATCCCGGGTCGTGGCGGGCAGTGTGGGCGTACTCCGCGAAACGCGCCGCCCGGGACAGCACCACCTTGACCCTGCAGGAGAACCGCGCCAAGGCCGTCGTCGCCGGTGAAAAGGCCGCGCGGACACCACGATTCGTCAAAACCACCAACGGTTCACGCACGCTGGATGAGGCGTCACTGGCGAGGGCACGCCGGCTGGTCGGGCTCAAGGGGTACGTCACCAACATCCCGGCCGAACTGATGCCCGCGAGCGAAGTGATCGCCAGCTACCACGACCTGTGGCACGTCGAGCAATCATTCCGGATGTCCAAGACCGACCTGCGCGCCCGGCCCATGTTCGCCCGCACCCGCGACGCGATCGAGGCCCACCTCACCATCGTGTTCACCGCCCTCGCCGTCAGCCGCGAAGTACAAGCCCGGACCGGGCTGTCCCTGCGCCGTGTCCTGCGCGCCCTCAAACCACTGCGCTCAGCCACCATCGAAATCAACGGCGTCGTCACGACCATCCCACCCGCACTGAACAGCGACGAAGCCGAGATCATCGAGGCGCTGGAACGCCCGCCCTCAAGGCACTAAGCGTTTGACCCAACTCAGGTTCGAAGGTCCGGACGGTTTCATCGGCCCGTGCGAGATGTTGGTGGGTGCAGGAACGGTTCATTCAGCCCAAGGACTGCGTGCTCGGTGGGAGGGTGGCGTCACTCATCCGAGGTCCATCAATTTTTCTACCTCATGTAGGTGTCTGGAAACCTTAACACATGCTTCTTCTAAGCCCTTTTGCGACGCACTTTTCTCTACCTCCGACAGCAACGCTAGAGTGAGGGGCAAATTTCGGCGTAATAGATCCGAGTTCCTGGGGACTAGCCCTGCCAAGAAGGACAGAATCTCCTCGACATTCATGGCCTCGACTTCGTGATGATCTGAAGGGTAGGTGCCCCTGGGGTCATAGCCAAATGGCTCCAGCGAGAGGTATGCCAGATCCAGCTCCCGGCCGGCCTCGCGCCTCTTCGAATATCGGCGCAGGAAATTAATCACCAGAAGGTCGACCACCTTCCGTGGTGTCGTTTACCGCCTGGGGATCCCCGAAAATGATTACCGGGAGACGACTTGAGGCGGCGTTGTGCGCGCTCCGCTGAGCGTAGATAGTTGGATCGGGATCCGTATTTCCAGCCATGCTTGTCGTAGTGATACGCGAAGCTTGATCCTGGATTCCCAAGCGTACCGCTGTTGAAGGCGCGGTCTATCCTCTGGTGATGACGCCCATAGTGAGTATGCGGAGTAGGGGAGCGGGTCGGTTCCAGTGCGCGAAATGGCATGCTGGATAGGTCTTGTTCTCCCTTGGTGCTCATGGTGTGACGTCCTGGTTCTTGAGGTAGGCGATCGCCCGGTCCACGTCGGCGCGGGCGGACTTCAGGCTCTGTCCACGGATCCGTCTAGCAATGCGTTGTGACTGAGGTGGTCCGTGGCCTTGGCACAGGATCTTGGACGGCTTTACGAAGTTTACTGGACAGGCTGCGTATCAAGATCATGCGTATTTGCCTTGATTGCGGACGTTCGACTCGCAGGCAGTTGAGCGGGTCTCCATCCACCGCACGCTTGCTACCACACAGCCCTCGTCTCAGCGAGATGTTGTGGATTCGTGGTGCCTGTCAGGACAACGCCGTCGGGCCCAACTACCGAACGGCTGAAGGCGAGGCTTCCACCCATGTCCTTCAGGTGGCGTCCGCTGGCAAATGGTCCTCACTTCTCCAGGGCGTGCTCGACGATGGGCCACCAGTGCCGTTGGTGCAATGCATCGCGTGCGGCCTCAACGGTGTACCAAGTGCCCTCGACCACTGGAGTGGCGCTGTTGGTCACTCTGAACACGGGCACGTTGGCGTGCGGGACCGGATGGGGATACGTCTCGTCTGCCGTCGGAACGACGTTCCGAACGAATCCAACGCATTGCACAGGCGCTTGGGCATCCCCGACGATCTGGGCTGCCAGTTCCTGCACGCCGTCCTCGCCGCTTCGTCGTTGATCTGAGTGACCGAGGAACAGCGTCGGCAGGTCGTCTCCCTTTGGCGCGGCGATCGTGAAGAACTGCTCGCCTTCGGGAGATCGTCGCGTTAGTAGCAGCCGGACGATGACGGCCGGGACGAACCCAGAGCAGTCATCGCCTGCCCACACCTGAGCGGTACTGCCGACGGGCAGCCACGCCGCTCCGCGAGCCTCGGCTATCAACTGCTCCGATGAGTCATTCATGAGTAGATCGTCACACGCTGCCGGGATGAAGACCTGCGAGCGTCGGCACGGATGTTCGTGAGAACCTTGCGCTTACTCGCCGACGCCCAGAGTCTGGCCTCGGCTACGAGTAGGTGGGAAAACTACCGCCCCGGCACGAACGACAAGCACGTACGTTCGGCTGCCCTGCTGGCGTGGAGGAAGGCGACTTGGTGGCTGTAGCCCAGTGCGTCGGCGACGAGTGATGGTGGGCATTCGAGAACGAGTTCGCCGATCGCGCGATTGCGGGCTCCGCGGAGATTGATTCCGAGGTTTCGGAGTCGGACCATCACGGTGTTGGGGTGCAGGTGCTTTCCGGCGGTATATCCGGGGAAGAGCCAGGGGCTGTCCGGACCGGTGGAGGTTCGCAGGCCGCCTCTCCATAGCTGTTTGTGCAGGTCAGCGGCGTGTCGCGACGTAGCGACGGGCGACCAGGGATCGACTCAACGGCTCGCTGCCAACATCGAACCGCCGCCTCTCCATAGCTGTTTCTGCAGGTCAGCGACCTGCCTGAGCTCGCACGGGGTAGAGGTGGATGGTCGACGGATGATTCATCCGACTTTACAT
This is a stretch of genomic DNA from Yimella lutea. It encodes these proteins:
- a CDS encoding VOC family protein, translating into MDMLTGDQIAEADLTDWRKLAQGLHARYAVDDFGAAARFVAALGDVGDEFGHHPQVSICRGYVDLRLTSSDAIYRDDDGTEHVVEWVTQQDVDLARRITELASDQHLSPDPASVSVLELGLDTTDSAKIAPVWAALLTGDPNAQGLGSPSDEVRDALGRVPNLWFDDLADDNASGQRFHIEVYIAAEVAEERIAAVVAAGGTVVDDSDHPALTVIADQDGNRGVLCVAAKPTSTD
- a CDS encoding IS1634 family transposase, with product MVWIRRVRTASGATAVQIAESVNGRRRIVRHVGSARNEADLGLLMEQARALLADDRQGVLDLGITPVAAKAVMVPAARPSGLFMDPEPSSAVSAVPAVSAARPMVSRSRVLKTSSGLLYGALAGVYTDLGFDVVADDIFRDLVIARVVEPTSLLDVDRVLAELGRRAVSLSTRKRTLRRAHQGSYRDQVAVACFEHACTSGDVSLVLYDVTTLYFEAEKEDGLRKVGYSKERRVDPQIVVGLLVDREGFPLEIGCFEGNKAETATIIPIVKQFQERHNIADMVVVADAGMLSTSNLTALDEANLRFIVGSRVTKAPKDLESHFRWHGDAFTDGQLIDTLTPRTGHTVENDPNLKAEPVWDREQHPGSWRAVWAYSAKRAARDSTTLTLQENRAKAVVAGEKAARTPRFVKTTNGSRTLDEASLARARRLVGLKGYVTNIPAELMPASEVIASYHDLWHVEQSFRMSKTDLRARPMFARTRDAIEAHLTIVFTALAVSREVQARTGLSLRRVLRALKPLRSATIEINGVVTTIPPALNSDEAEIIEALERPPSRH